A single genomic interval of Blattabacterium sp. (Nauphoeta cinerea) harbors:
- the prfA gene encoding peptide chain release factor 1, whose product MKKTSLIPKLEIYKKEFFEILKLITQPRIISDQKKYKTLLNKYTKLEKIVSLYEEYKKKLALFKEINFILENDSDPEMKEFASTEKYKISDNLSSIEKELSNLFFALKENNTEEEEDDRNGAIVEIRSGTGGDEACLFVEDILRMYTMYFKKSSWKYKIIHAQKGGIKGYKEIILDINGKKGVYGNLKFESGVHRVQRVPETESQGRVHTSAITVAVFPKVKDIEVNINLSDIKKDTFRSSGSGGQHVNKTESAVRLTHIPSKITVECQEERSQHKNFEKAISVLRSRIYQNEKEKRLRKISVKRKSLVSTGDRSVKIRTYNYPRNRVTDHRIHKSIYNLTGFMNGNIQEMIDFLKSFEKK is encoded by the coding sequence ATGAAAAAAACTTCATTGATCCCAAAATTAGAAATTTACAAAAAAGAATTTTTTGAAATTTTAAAATTAATCACACAACCTCGTATCATATCCGATCAAAAAAAATATAAAACATTATTGAATAAATACACAAAATTAGAAAAAATAGTCTCTCTTTATGAAGAATACAAAAAAAAATTGGCTTTATTTAAAGAAATAAATTTTATTTTAGAAAATGATTCAGATCCGGAAATGAAGGAATTCGCTTCAACAGAAAAATACAAAATTTCAGACAATTTATCTTCTATTGAAAAAGAATTATCGAATCTTTTCTTTGCTCTAAAAGAAAATAATACAGAAGAAGAAGAAGATGATAGAAATGGTGCTATTGTAGAAATTCGTTCTGGAACAGGGGGAGATGAAGCGTGTCTTTTTGTTGAAGATATATTAAGAATGTATACAATGTATTTTAAAAAATCAAGTTGGAAATATAAAATTATACACGCTCAAAAAGGAGGAATAAAAGGATACAAAGAAATCATTTTAGATATCAATGGAAAAAAGGGGGTTTATGGTAATTTAAAATTTGAATCTGGAGTACACAGAGTCCAAAGGGTCCCTGAAACAGAATCTCAAGGAAGAGTGCATACATCTGCTATAACTGTTGCCGTTTTTCCTAAAGTTAAAGATATAGAAGTCAACATTAATTTATCTGATATCAAAAAAGACACTTTTAGATCTAGTGGATCTGGGGGACAACATGTAAACAAAACAGAGTCTGCTGTACGATTAACTCATATTCCAAGTAAAATTACAGTAGAATGTCAAGAAGAACGTTCTCAACATAAAAATTTTGAAAAAGCTATAAGTGTTTTACGATCACGTATTTATCAAAATGAAAAAGAGAAAAGATTAAGGAAAATATCTGTAAAAAGAAAATCTTTGGTTTCTACAGGAGATCGTTCAGTAAAAATTAGAACCTATAATTATCCTAGAAATCGAGTAACAGATCACAGAATTCATAAATCTATTTATAATCTTACAGGATTTATGAATGGAAACATTCAAGAAATGATTGATTTTTTAAAATCATTTGAAAAAAAATAA
- the proS gene encoding proline--tRNA ligase encodes MKQLTKRSENYSKWYNEITVKSGLAEFSGIRGFMIIKPYGYSLWDRMKTILDKMLKFTGHQNVYFPLLIPKSLFSKEKEHTEIFSEGCGVVTHSRLKKNREKESLIIDPESKLQEELVIRPTSESIIWKTYKRWIQSYRDLPILFNQWGNAMRWEMRTRLFLRTTEFLWQEGHTAHSTKQEAIEETLKILNIYTDFSEKFMAIPVLQGIKPYMDKFSGSEKTYCIEALMLDGKALQIGTSHFLGQNFSKAFDVRFTNLNGKQEYVWGTSWGVSTRLIGALIMSHSDDKGLVLPPKIAPIQIIIIPIYHKEKYTIIHEISKNILNILEKEGIRAKYDNNPTFTPGWKFHEYEMKGIPIRISIGKNEIQNGKVEIFRRDTYEKIYLPWINLKNSIPKLLDEIQKNIYKKALNRTQKFIIKSDHYNDFKNQINHSGGFILAHWDGTKNTVQKIQEETEATIRCIPMSNEKEKGKCIYSGNPSLQRVVFSKSY; translated from the coding sequence ATGAAACAATTGACTAAACGTAGTGAAAATTATTCAAAATGGTACAACGAAATAACTGTTAAATCTGGTTTAGCAGAATTTTCAGGAATACGTGGTTTTATGATTATCAAACCATATGGATATTCTTTATGGGATAGAATGAAAACAATACTAGATAAAATGTTAAAATTCACTGGACATCAAAATGTATATTTCCCTTTACTAATTCCAAAGTCTCTTTTTTCAAAAGAAAAGGAACATACTGAAATTTTCTCTGAAGGATGTGGAGTTGTTACACATTCTAGATTAAAAAAAAATAGAGAAAAAGAAAGTTTAATTATAGATCCGGAATCTAAATTACAAGAAGAACTGGTAATTAGACCAACTTCAGAAAGTATAATATGGAAAACTTATAAACGTTGGATTCAATCTTATAGAGATTTACCTATTTTATTTAATCAGTGGGGAAATGCCATGAGGTGGGAAATGCGAACTCGTTTATTTCTTAGAACGACTGAATTTTTATGGCAAGAAGGGCATACCGCACATTCTACAAAACAAGAAGCTATCGAAGAAACTTTAAAAATATTAAATATTTATACAGATTTTTCAGAAAAATTTATGGCTATTCCCGTATTACAAGGAATAAAACCATATATGGATAAATTTTCTGGTTCAGAAAAAACATATTGTATTGAAGCACTTATGCTAGATGGAAAAGCTTTACAAATTGGGACTTCACATTTTTTGGGACAAAATTTTTCAAAAGCTTTTGATGTAAGATTTACTAATTTAAACGGAAAACAAGAATATGTATGGGGAACTTCTTGGGGAGTATCTACTAGATTAATAGGTGCATTAATCATGTCTCATTCTGATGATAAAGGATTAGTTTTGCCCCCAAAAATTGCTCCAATACAAATTATTATTATTCCTATATATCACAAAGAAAAATATACTATTATTCATGAAATTTCGAAAAATATATTAAATATTCTAGAAAAAGAAGGAATAAGAGCAAAATATGACAATAATCCGACATTTACTCCTGGATGGAAATTTCATGAATATGAAATGAAAGGGATTCCCATACGAATCAGTATAGGAAAAAACGAAATTCAAAATGGGAAAGTAGAAATTTTTAGAAGAGATACATATGAAAAAATATATTTACCCTGGATAAATTTAAAAAATTCAATCCCAAAATTACTAGATGAAATACAAAAAAATATTTATAAAAAAGCTTTAAATAGAACACAAAAGTTTATTATAAAATCAGATCATTACAATGATTTTAAGAATCAAATCAATCATTCAGGAGGATTTATTTTAGCTCATTGGGATGGAACCAAAAATACAGTTCAAAAAATTCAAGAAGAAACAGAAGCAACTATACGCTGTATTCCTATGTCTAATGAAAAAGAAAAAGGAAAATGTATTTATTCTGGAAATCCTTCTTTACAAAGAGTTGTTTTTTCTAAATCCTATTAA
- the rpmF gene encoding 50S ribosomal protein L32 encodes MAHPKRRQSKSRRNKRRSHFKIKEPLLAKCPLTKQKYLYHHAYWHDNKLYYRGKIVYNKNEKESL; translated from the coding sequence ATGGCCCACCCTAAAAGAAGACAATCTAAATCTAGAAGAAATAAAAGAAGAAGTCACTTTAAAATCAAAGAACCTTTGTTAGCAAAATGTCCTTTAACAAAACAAAAATATTTATATCATCATGCATATTGGCATGATAATAAACTTTATTATAGAGGAAAAATTGTATATAATAAAAACGAGAAAGAATCCTTGTAA
- the accB gene encoding acetyl-CoA carboxylase biotin carboxyl carrier protein: MDLKKIKSLIQIISDSNIDEIRIKIDNTEIYMKNKTFIKNEKRSCYPTKVYSSSSISDFSDRFYKTGKENENQYLTIKSPMIGTFYRKPHPDQEPFVKIGDDIKIGTKVCVIETMKLFNDIESEVNGKLVKVMVEDASPVDYDQPLFLLDPIKS; this comes from the coding sequence ATGGATTTAAAAAAAATCAAATCTTTGATTCAGATTATTTCGGATTCAAATATTGATGAAATTAGGATAAAAATAGATAACACTGAAATTTACATGAAAAATAAAACATTCATCAAAAATGAAAAACGTTCATGTTATCCTACTAAAGTATATTCATCCTCATCTATTTCTGATTTTTCGGATAGGTTTTATAAAACAGGAAAAGAAAATGAAAATCAATATTTAACCATAAAATCTCCTATGATAGGAACATTTTATAGAAAACCTCATCCTGATCAAGAACCTTTTGTCAAAATAGGAGATGATATAAAAATAGGAACAAAAGTTTGTGTGATAGAAACAATGAAACTATTTAATGATATTGAATCTGAAGTAAATGGAAAGTTGGTTAAAGTTATGGTGGAGGATGCTTCTCCTGTTGATTATGATCAACCTTTGTTTCTTTTAGATCCTATTAAATCCTAA
- a CDS encoding DUF4293 family protein translates to MLYRIQTLYLLISIFIYSILIYFFKFKNITDFSNFYLNKIILIFLIICLFLSILSLFFFKKQKLQIFFNKINILANTIYVFIFFFSYFQLNKYTFIVFLFFILCIYILYLTNRAIKKDIELIDSINRIR, encoded by the coding sequence ATGTTATATAGAATACAAACATTATACTTACTTATTTCTATTTTTATTTATTCTATTCTTATCTATTTTTTTAAATTTAAAAATATAACTGATTTTTCTAATTTTTATCTAAATAAAATAATTTTAATTTTTCTGATTATATGTTTATTTCTATCTATTTTAAGTCTTTTCTTTTTCAAGAAACAAAAATTGCAAATCTTTTTTAATAAGATTAATATACTCGCTAACACGATTTATGTATTCATCTTTTTCTTTTCATATTTTCAATTAAATAAATACACATTTATTGTGTTTCTTTTTTTTATATTATGTATATATATTTTGTATTTAACAAACAGAGCTATAAAAAAAGATATCGAATTAATCGATTCGATAAATCGAATACGATAA
- a CDS encoding dihydroorotate oxidase gives MIMKKIDVSTNINGIKLPLCIMNASGVLCTTDQELSNLLNSCSGGVVTKSCTYKPRKGNVSPRYFEWNTGSINSMGLPNLGINFYLSFLEKKEINKPVFLSISGLSIEENYFLIQKANGSSKVTAIELNLSCPNLIEKEDMLGYNFYKISNFIENIFKFNKKPLGIKLPPYFQDTHIKNIALILNQFPIFFVTCVNSLPNGIFIDTNKESVVIRPKKGFGGIGGPIIKPFALANIHKFYTYLRKDISIIGCGGISSGKDIFEHILCGASAVQIGTQFMKEGISVFGRLKKELTFFLEKKNYLSIDNFKGKLKVF, from the coding sequence ATAATTATGAAAAAAATAGACGTTTCTACTAACATAAATGGAATTAAACTTCCATTATGTATTATGAATGCCTCAGGAGTTCTTTGCACGACAGATCAAGAATTATCCAATTTATTAAATAGTTGTTCTGGTGGAGTTGTTACAAAAAGTTGTACATATAAACCAAGAAAAGGAAATGTTTCCCCTAGATATTTTGAATGGAATACAGGAAGTATAAATTCTATGGGCTTGCCTAATCTTGGGATTAATTTTTATCTAAGTTTTTTAGAAAAAAAAGAAATCAACAAACCTGTTTTTCTGTCTATATCCGGATTATCTATAGAAGAAAATTATTTTCTAATTCAAAAAGCGAACGGATCTTCAAAAGTGACTGCTATAGAATTAAACTTATCTTGTCCTAATCTTATTGAAAAAGAAGACATGTTAGGTTATAACTTTTATAAAATATCAAATTTCATAGAAAACATATTTAAATTTAACAAAAAACCTTTGGGGATTAAACTCCCTCCTTATTTTCAAGATACACATATTAAAAATATAGCTTTGATTTTAAATCAATTTCCTATTTTTTTTGTCACTTGTGTTAATAGTTTACCTAATGGAATTTTTATTGATACAAATAAAGAATCAGTAGTCATACGACCAAAAAAAGGATTTGGAGGGATAGGTGGACCAATTATAAAGCCATTTGCACTAGCTAATATTCATAAGTTTTATACTTATCTTCGTAAAGATATTTCTATAATAGGATGTGGAGGAATTTCTTCTGGAAAAGATATTTTTGAACATATATTATGTGGGGCATCTGCTGTTCAAATTGGAACACAATTTATGAAAGAAGGGATTTCAGTGTTTGGAAGACTGAAAAAAGAATTGACTTTTTTTTTAGAAAAAAAAAATTATTTATCTATAGATAATTTTAAAGGAAAGTTAAAAGTTTTTTAA
- a CDS encoding MarC family protein, with product MEWINSLISCFMILFSIIDILGNAPIIMGFKSKGNIIDTKKVIITSLVIFLSFLFLGQPMLKIIGVDVHSFSVAGSVVLFLIGLEMILGIDIHKVTENAQTSIVPIAFPLIAGPGSLTTLISLRATYDVNIILLSLILNMIVVYFVIDRCDFIAKKIGNNGLDILKKIFGIVLLAFAVKIFGANASQLFQ from the coding sequence ATGGAATGGATTAATTCATTAATTAGTTGTTTTATGATACTTTTTAGCATTATAGATATATTAGGTAATGCTCCCATAATTATGGGATTTAAATCAAAAGGGAATATTATAGACACTAAAAAAGTTATAATTACTTCTCTTGTAATATTTTTATCTTTTCTTTTTTTAGGGCAACCTATGCTTAAAATCATTGGAGTCGATGTCCATTCTTTTTCTGTAGCGGGATCTGTAGTTTTGTTTTTAATTGGTTTAGAGATGATATTAGGGATAGATATTCATAAAGTTACTGAAAACGCTCAAACTTCTATTGTTCCAATAGCTTTTCCACTTATAGCTGGTCCTGGGTCTTTAACGACGTTAATTTCATTAAGAGCAACTTATGATGTAAATATTATTTTATTGTCTCTTATTTTGAATATGATAGTTGTTTATTTCGTTATAGATAGATGTGATTTTATAGCGAAAAAAATAGGAAATAATGGATTAGATATTTTAAAAAAAATATTTGGAATTGTTTTATTAGCCTTTGCAGTAAAAATTTTTGGAGCAAACGCTAGTCAATTATTTCAATAA
- the fbp gene encoding class 1 fructose-bisphosphatase, with amino-acid sequence MRNYTLGEFIIEDNRNRFSHSTEALLRLFSSIKLASKAIHKEVNKAGLTEEIIGSSGITNVQGENQQKLDDFAHRAFIESFKSRNVVCGIASEESKNFIVIKGKQENIFKNQYIVLIDPLDGSSNIDVNVSIGTIFSVYIRKSSIRKNLTIEDFLQKGSQQILAGYIIYGSSTILVYSTGNGVHGFTLDPSVGTFYLSHYNLRFPKTEKIYSINEGNYAKFPNGIRKFIRYCQEKKDNRPYTARYIGSLVGDFHRNLIQGGIYIYPKTASSPEGKLRLLYECNPMAFLSEQAGGKASDGKNKRILDIVPTELHQRTPFICGPTEMVSKLEEFMVNCE; translated from the coding sequence TTGAGAAATTATACATTAGGAGAGTTTATTATAGAAGATAATAGAAATCGCTTTTCACATTCAACTGAAGCATTGTTACGATTATTTAGCTCTATAAAATTAGCTTCTAAAGCGATTCATAAAGAAGTCAATAAAGCAGGATTAACAGAGGAGATAATAGGGAGTTCTGGCATTACTAATGTTCAAGGAGAAAACCAACAAAAATTGGATGATTTTGCTCATAGAGCTTTCATTGAATCTTTTAAAAGTAGAAATGTTGTTTGTGGAATCGCCTCTGAAGAAAGCAAAAATTTTATAGTGATAAAAGGAAAACAAGAAAATATTTTTAAAAATCAATATATTGTTTTAATAGATCCACTTGATGGTTCTTCTAATATAGATGTTAATGTATCTATTGGAACTATATTTTCTGTATATATAAGAAAATCTTCTATTCGAAAGAATTTAACGATAGAAGATTTTTTACAAAAAGGAAGTCAACAAATTCTTGCAGGATATATTATATATGGATCTTCTACGATACTGGTATATAGCACTGGAAATGGAGTACATGGATTTACTTTAGATCCTTCAGTTGGAACATTTTATTTATCTCATTATAATCTTCGTTTTCCTAAAACTGAAAAAATTTATTCTATTAATGAAGGAAATTATGCAAAATTTCCTAATGGAATTAGGAAATTTATAAGGTACTGTCAAGAAAAAAAAGATAATCGTCCTTACACAGCAAGATACATTGGATCTTTAGTCGGAGATTTTCACAGAAATTTGATACAAGGAGGAATATATATTTATCCTAAAACAGCTTCTTCTCCAGAAGGAAAATTGAGATTACTTTATGAATGTAATCCTATGGCTTTTTTATCTGAACAAGCAGGAGGAAAAGCTTCTGATGGGAAAAATAAACGTATTTTAGATATAGTCCCTACTGAATTACATCAAAGAACTCCATTTATTTGTGGTCCTACAGAAATGGTTTCTAAATTAGAAGAGTTTATGGTAAATTGTGAATAA
- the accC gene encoding acetyl-CoA carboxylase biotin carboxylase subunit → MFKKILIANRGEIALRIIRTAKEMGIKTVAVYSTADKYSLHVYFADEAVCVGPPPPYQSYLNIPNLISAAEITNADAIHPGYGFLSESAYFSSMCQKHGIKFIGAKPSHMIQMGNKISAKKTMKKIGISCLPGSDCFVESSYKEIDKIADKIGYPIIIKAVYGGGGKGIRSVLDKNHLKSSWEEAKKEAWSCFRKKDMYIERLILNPRHIEVQILGDKYGEACHLSERDCSIQRRNQKLLEEAPSPFLTPFLRKKMGEEAVKAAEYIHYEGVGTIEFLVDQNKNFYFMEMNPRIQVEHTVTEEITGLDLIQEQIFLAYGKKLSIKKNFYPKMYSIECRINAEEPYQNFRPVPGKITQMHLPGGKGVRIDTHIYAGYFVSHYYDSMIAKIITTAKSREETIEKMRRSLDEFVIEGIHTTLPFYRKLMQNNDFLKGNYNTNFLDNLDFFFTKKE, encoded by the coding sequence ATGTTTAAAAAAATATTAATAGCTAATCGTGGAGAAATTGCTTTACGAATTATACGGACAGCTAAAGAAATGGGGATTAAAACTGTAGCCGTTTATTCTACTGCAGATAAATATAGTCTTCATGTTTATTTTGCAGATGAAGCTGTATGTGTTGGTCCTCCTCCTCCATATCAATCTTATTTAAATATACCCAATTTAATTTCTGCTGCAGAAATTACAAATGCAGATGCAATTCATCCTGGATACGGTTTCTTATCTGAGAGTGCATATTTTTCTTCTATGTGTCAAAAACATGGTATAAAATTTATCGGAGCAAAACCGAGTCATATGATTCAAATGGGAAATAAAATTTCAGCTAAAAAAACTATGAAAAAAATTGGGATCTCTTGTTTACCTGGATCAGACTGTTTTGTAGAATCATCTTATAAAGAAATCGATAAGATTGCAGATAAAATAGGATATCCAATTATTATAAAAGCTGTATATGGAGGGGGAGGAAAAGGAATACGATCTGTTTTAGATAAAAATCATTTAAAAAGTTCTTGGGAAGAAGCTAAAAAAGAGGCCTGGTCTTGTTTTAGAAAAAAAGATATGTATATAGAAAGATTAATTTTAAACCCGCGACACATAGAAGTCCAAATTCTAGGAGATAAATATGGAGAAGCATGTCATTTATCCGAAAGAGATTGTTCTATTCAAAGAAGAAATCAAAAATTACTAGAAGAAGCTCCTTCTCCATTTTTAACTCCATTTCTTAGAAAAAAAATGGGAGAAGAAGCTGTAAAAGCGGCTGAATATATTCATTATGAAGGAGTAGGGACTATCGAATTTTTAGTAGATCAAAATAAAAATTTTTATTTTATGGAAATGAATCCCAGAATACAAGTAGAACATACTGTTACCGAAGAAATAACAGGTTTGGATTTAATTCAAGAACAAATATTTTTGGCTTATGGAAAAAAACTTTCCATAAAAAAAAATTTTTATCCTAAAATGTACTCAATAGAATGTAGAATTAATGCAGAAGAACCGTATCAAAATTTCCGTCCGGTTCCTGGAAAAATAACTCAAATGCATTTACCTGGAGGAAAGGGCGTGCGTATTGATACACATATTTATGCAGGATATTTTGTATCACATTATTATGATTCTATGATTGCTAAAATTATTACCACTGCAAAAAGTAGAGAAGAAACTATTGAAAAAATGCGTCGTTCTTTAGATGAATTTGTAATAGAAGGGATACATACAACTCTTCCTTTTTATAGAAAACTTATGCAAAATAATGATTTTTTAAAAGGAAATTATAACACAAATTTTTTGGATAATTTAGATTTTTTCTTCACGAAGAAAGAATGA
- the pyrE gene encoding orotate phosphoribosyltransferase encodes MEEKEQFFLEIYNLGIIKFGNFTLKSGMNSSIYIDFRPIASKPDLLIKLSDLLIHEVTSYDFELICGVPYAALPIATTLSLRSKIPLIIKRKENKGYGTERMIEGIYKTGQNCLIIEDVITSGDSLLKTVIDIEKEGLIIKNIMSILDREQGGIENIKKRGYNIRTLFRIGEIFKILKKKHFLKRKEIDMIQFFLRKKNIKNFKNKRISYEEKKEIVSHPIGKKLIDITLKKKTNLVVSLDLRCAKNILKLVNLIGDIICGLKLHVDIINDFSFSFINCLKNISIEKKFLLFEDRKLCDVGPTNFLQLHYGIHKISSWADIVTAHVLAGEMSIQNLNVPSHMGLITISEMSSYGRLSDDNYIRKALNISLKNPKVIGTVAQRKVDDRLLLFTPGIHFFKKNNNVGNNYIHPIQAFDKNRCDFIIVGKAISQSLNPKTTAEEYRNAGWKAYENGL; translated from the coding sequence ATGGAAGAAAAAGAACAATTCTTTTTAGAAATTTATAATTTAGGAATCATAAAATTTGGAAATTTTACATTAAAAAGTGGAATGAATTCTTCTATATATATAGATTTTCGTCCCATAGCTTCGAAACCGGATTTATTAATAAAATTATCAGATTTACTTATTCATGAAGTTACATCTTATGATTTTGAACTAATTTGTGGAGTTCCATATGCGGCTTTGCCTATAGCTACTACTTTATCTTTGAGATCCAAAATTCCGTTAATTATTAAAAGAAAAGAAAACAAAGGATATGGAACAGAACGAATGATTGAAGGAATATATAAAACAGGACAAAATTGTCTGATTATAGAAGATGTAATTACAAGTGGAGACAGTTTATTAAAAACTGTAATAGATATTGAAAAAGAAGGATTAATAATTAAAAATATTATGTCTATTCTTGATAGAGAACAAGGAGGAATAGAAAACATCAAAAAAAGAGGATATAATATTCGAACTTTATTTAGAATAGGAGAGATTTTCAAAATTTTAAAAAAAAAACATTTTTTAAAGAGAAAAGAAATAGATATGATTCAATTCTTTTTAAGAAAAAAGAACATAAAAAATTTTAAAAATAAGCGAATATCTTATGAAGAAAAAAAAGAAATCGTTTCTCATCCAATAGGAAAAAAACTTATAGATATTACGTTGAAAAAAAAAACAAACTTAGTAGTTTCTCTTGATTTAAGATGTGCTAAAAATATTTTAAAATTAGTCAATTTAATTGGAGATATCATTTGTGGATTAAAACTTCATGTGGATATCATAAATGATTTTTCATTCTCATTTATAAATTGTCTTAAAAATATTTCTATAGAAAAAAAATTTTTGTTATTTGAAGATAGAAAATTATGTGATGTAGGTCCTACGAATTTCCTTCAGTTACATTACGGAATACATAAAATTTCTTCTTGGGCAGATATTGTGACGGCTCATGTACTTGCTGGTGAAATGAGTATACAAAACTTAAATGTACCTTCTCACATGGGGTTAATTACAATATCTGAAATGTCTTCTTATGGAAGATTGTCTGATGATAATTACATAAGAAAAGCATTAAATATTTCTTTGAAAAATCCAAAAGTTATTGGGACAGTTGCACAAAGAAAAGTGGATGACAGATTATTATTATTTACACCTGGTATTCATTTTTTTAAAAAAAATAATAACGTAGGAAATAATTATATTCATCCAATACAAGCTTTCGATAAAAATAGATGTGATTTTATTATTGTAGGAAAAGCTATTTCACAATCATTGAATCCCAAAACAACGGCAGAAGAATATAGAAATGCAGGATGGAAAGCTTATGAAAATGGGCTTTGA